AGCAAAGTACTTGTTCTTAAATCCAGCATCCTGGCAGAACATTCTCAGTCTGGTCAGCTGGCCGATTATTTTGTGCAACAGTGGCGTGAAAAACACAGCGCCGATCAGATAACCGTGCGCGATTTAGCCGCCCAGCCGGTCCCGGTACTGGATGGGGAGCTGGTGGGTGCTCTGCGGCCTTCCGATGCGCCCCTGAGCCAGCGCCAGCAGGAAGCACTGGCCCTGTCCGATGCGCTGATTGAAGAACTCAACGCGCACGATACCATCGTGATTGCCGCCCCGATGTATAACTTCAACATTCCGACTCAGCTGAAAAACTACTTCGATCTGATTGCCCGCGCCGGTGTCACCTTCCGCTACACCGAAAACGGCCCGGAAGGCTTAATCACCGGGAAACGTACTATCATCCTGACCACCCGCGGCGGGATGTATAAAAATACCCCGAAAGATATGGTGTCCCCGTATCTGAACGTGTTCCTGGGCTTTATTGGCCTGACCAGTCCGGAAATCATCTTTGCCGAAGGTATCGCCTATGGCCCGGAAGCAGCAGCTAACGCCCAGGCGGAAGCCAAAGCTGCTATTGATGCGGTGGTTGCGGCCTGATAGCCCTGCCACTCAGGTTATGCCGGGGCCTCCCGGCATAACGGCCTCAGGCGGGTTTGTTCACCACCCCGTCAAACACCAGCCGTTTCCTGTCGGCTTCCGGCTCCTGGAGCGGTTCAACCTGATGCAAACTGGCCTTGCAGCGCACCACCAGGGTCTGGTACTCCCGGGTGCCGCGCACTTTCCATTCCAGCTCCTCTTCACGCAACGGGCGCACTGCCCGGGCCGGGCTGCCTAAAATCAGCTGATTTGCGGCAAACTCCGCAGCGCTCTTCACAAATGAGGCGGCGCCGATAATGCTGTTCTCACCAATCACGGCACCATCCATCACCACGGCATTCATACCCACCAGGGCATTTTTCCCAATCCGGCACCCGTGCAGAATCGCCCCGTGGCCAATATGGCCATCCTGCTCCACCACCGTATCCTGCTGCGGGAAGCCGTGCATCACGCAGTTATCCTGCACATTCGCCCCGTCTTCCACCACTATTCGCCCAAAATCCCCGCGCAGGCAGGCATTGGGGCCAATATAGACCCGGTGGCCGATGATAACATCGCCAATCAGCACCGCTGTCGGGTGAACAAAACTGTCGTGGGGCACAACCGGGGTAAGACCGTCTATCTGATAAACCGGCATAATTTCTCCTTAGTAGGGTAATCCGCCAAAGCGCTGATACCAGGAGGCATCGGGCTGCGGCAGTGCGCCAACGGAGGTTTCCCCCACCTCGCTGACAAACTGTAGCGCCCCCGGCGCCACCCGCTGGTAGATATTGATACACAGCTGGCGCGCGCTCTGCCCCTGCCAGTGTGGCGGCAGCAGTGCGTCTGGTAGCATGGGGTCTTTTAACACCACCCGGCGGTAGAAATGGATCAGTAATAACTGGATCAGGAAACAGCGCCGGGGGGTCAGTTCACTGGCATCACTCTCTTTAAGCAGCGGCAGCAGCGGCCGGAAAGAGTGAATAAACTCCCCGTAGCGTTCGTTTTTCTCGGTAAGCTGCCAGCACTCCTCCACCCGGGATTTCAGGGCGCTCTGCGACAACTGCAGCGGCGAGCGGGCCTCAAAACAGATAACATTTTCCGCCACGCCGCTTTCGTGCAGCAGCGCCTGAACTTCCGTGAGGTTCTGTGAAGGCGAGGCCATCAGGCTGGGGGCCAGCGTGCCAAATCCCTGCCAGATCAGCTGGTTTTTCACCTGTTGCAGGGTCTGTTTGTCCAGCCCTTCAGAAAGCAGCAGCAGCCAGGTGCCGTCCCAGTCGGGCTGGCCTGCCCGGTATATTTTCGCCGCCGCCCGTCGCGCCTGGCGGTAGCTGGATTCGGTCATCCGGTAATAGCTGCGCCGCCCGACCCGCTCCACCTCAAGCCAGCCGTCTTTATTGAGCCGGAACAGCGATGTGCGCACAAAGCGCTCACCAAACCCCAGCCCGGACAAGAGCGCGGTCAGGCTGCCCAGCCAGATTTCACCGCCGCGATGCACCAGCGCATCCCCGTACAGTGAAGCAATAAGCGACGTACCGCTCACCGGTACAGCGCCAACCGCCTGCTGGATAAAAAGATCGAGCTTACTCATCTGATACACACCTGAAGCCGTTTATTCAATAAACGAATCATACCACAGGCGCGCCGGAATCAGCCTGCTGAATTAACAATGCAATAACATACCGGGCGCAATATCGCACGGCAGGTTACAGAGGGGGGAATGACAACAAGAATGAAAAAACAACCGCCTGACCGGTATTATTTACAAAATGAAACATATTACCGGTTTAATTTGTCATACAAATGAGGATAATGAGGACTTCTGACGTATACCCCGCTGATCATTAGCCGGCACCAGGGGTGAATGGTGCCGGTTTTTTTATTGATACCCGTGCGGTTACGCCGTCAGGATCAGAAGGTGACACCGGCCCCGAGGTAGGCACCGTCCACAATATTGTGTTTCGGATGACCGGATTTCCCGTCAACACCCGCATAGCGATAACCCGCCTTGAGGGTGACCAGTGAGATGGGGCTCCAGCTGATACCGCCGTCAGCCTCAGTGTAGTTTTTAACACTGTTGGTCATGCTGTCCGGCGCCACATACCCTTCCCCGTAAATGGCGAAGTTCATCGGCAGATCGACTTTAAAGCCGCCGCCAACCGGGAAGGCCATGCCGTCATCCCCTTTTTTCGGGTTCAGATAGACCGCTTTCGCCCCGGCATTGAGCATCACCGGGCCGAGGTCAAAATTATACCCCACACCAGCGCCGCCATATTCGCCGCCGTCGTCCGTATCCCAGGTCCAGTTGCCTTCCACGTAGATACCACCCGTGGATTTGCCCATGTCCACATTAAGATTGGTAAAGTTTTTCCCCTGTTCAAGAGAGCCACCAATTGCCAGCGCCTGCCCGGAGGCCACCAGCAGCCCGGTCAGGGCAATCACTTTAATACTCTTCATTATCATTTGCTCCACAGCGCTTACTTATTTTATCCGGCCGGGATTATAAGCACATGTTTTGCCTGACGGTATCAATTAGAGATCTTTTTATATAACAAATCGTAACCATTTCCCGGGCGGGAGGCGCCGTACAGAGAGCGCTATTTACGCCACCGGGCCCAGGGATCTTCAGCAGGGGCGCGCTCTTCAAGGCTGTCCAGATACAAATTTTCCACCTCTTTACGCGCCCAGGGGGTGCGGCGTAAAAACTTCAGGCTGGACTTAATACTCGGATCATTCTTAAAACAATTGATGTTGATCTGCCGGGCCATACCTTCCCATCCGTAGCGGGACAGCAGGGCATTTAAGATGGCTTCAAGGGTCATTCCGTGCAGAGGGTCGCTGGAGGTGTGCGTCATAATCAGTGCCATATAACAGGAAAATTGCGCTCACCATACTGGCTGATACCGGTGAACGCAACCCGCCAGCCAGGCAAAGGCGGCGGCGCTATACCCCGTTACCGCCGCCCGTCGCCCATGCCGGTTACCCGGCGCGGGCAGTTGGTCCCCCCAGCACGCGCTGGATCTCCCGCAGGGCTTCCGGGTCTTCAATGGTGGTTAAATCCCCCGGGTCACGGCCTTCACACACCGCCTGCAGCGCCCGGCGCAGCATTTTGCCGGAGCGGGTTTTGGGCAACCGGGAGACAAAATAGACCCGCGCCGGGCGGCCAAAGTGGCCGAGGTTATCGTCCACCCGGTGCTGTATCGCCTGCTCCTCCTGCTGCGCCACATCCGCCAGTAACAGACTGTCGCCTTGTTTTGGGATCACAAACGCCACGGCCACCTGGCCCTTAAGGGTATCCTTCACCCCCACCACGGCCACCTCTGCTACGTTGGCGTACCCGGAGATGCTCTCTTCTATTTCGCGGGTGCCCAGCCGGTGACCGGACACATTAATCACATCGTCAGTCCGCCCGAGGATAAAATAGTAGCCGTCCTGGTCACGAATGCCCCAGTCAAAGGTGGCATATACCGGGCGTTCAAACAGCGACCAGTAGGTGCTGACAAACCGCGCGTCATCCCCCCAGATGGTCTGAATACAGCCCGGCGGCAGCGGCCCTTCGATAACCACCATGCCTTTTTCATCCGGCCCGCAGAGCTCGCCCGTGTGTTCATTGACCAGTTGAACGTTATAGCCAAAGACCGGCATCCCGGGGCTGCCGGGTCTGGTGGGGCGATCATCAAGTGCCCGGGCAAGGGCCATAATCGGCCAGCCGGACTCGGTCTGCCAGTAGTTATCCACCACCGGGATACCCAGGGTTTCTGTCACCCAGCGGGCGGTGGGCTCATCAAGGGGCTCCCCGGCCAGATACAGCGCCTCAAGGGAGCTGAGATCGTGGTTGCGGATCTGGGCGGTGGGGAATTTTTTCAGCACCCGGATAGCCGTCGGTGCGGAAAACATCCGGCTGACCCGGTATTTTTCCACAATCCGCCACCACTGGCTGCAGTCCGGCCAGGTGGGGGTGCCCTCAAAGACCACGGTCGCCATGCCGGCCAGCAGCGGCGCATAAACGATATAAGAATGGCCCACCACCCAGCCGATGTCCGAGGTACAGAAAAAAACGCCCCCCGCTTTGCCGCCAAAAATCGTCGCCATGGTGGTCGCCAGCGCCACCCCATAGCCCCCCACATCCCGCTGCACCCCTTTGGGCTTTCCGGTTGTGCCGGAGGTGTACAGAATGCAGGAGATCTCACCGGATTCCAGCCAGCAGACCGGCACACGGGCCTCCAGATGCTGCTCGCGCAGTGTGGCGTAGTCCTGATCGCGCCCCGCCACCCGCGGCATATCCGCCAGCCCCCGGTCCACCAGCAACACCTGCGGCGGCGGGTTATGGCTCAGGGCGATGGCGTCATCCAGCAGTTTTTTATAAGGGATCACTTTACCGCCACGGGAGCCCGCATCGGCGGAGACGATCAGCACCGGACGCGCATCGTCTATGCGTGCCGCCAGGCTGTGGGAGGCAAAGCCGCCAAAGACCACCGAGTGGATGGCGCCAATCCGCGCACAGGCCAGCAGCGTAATATGGGCTTCGGCAATCATGGGCATGTAGACCAGCACCCGGTCACCACGCCCTACCCCCAGGCTCTGCAGCATCGCCGCCGTGCGGTTGACCTCCGTATGCAACTGGCGAAACGTGAAGGTGCGCTCTTCCCCGGTCTCCGCCGAGACGGCAATCAGGGCCAGTGCGTCTGGCTGGCTTGTCAGCCAGCGGTCGAGTGCGTTATGGCACAGATTGGTCGTTCCGCCGCAAAACCAGCGGGCAAACGGCGGATTCCGGTAATCCAGGGTGCGGTCAAAGGGGGTCTGCCAGTCAATACGCCGGGCCTGCTCCGCCCAGAAACCGTCAGGATCATCAACAGAACGCTGGTAAAAACTCTCATAAGACATGGTGCTCTCCTCTCAGGCGCGGCCCAGGGCCCGCATCAGATGATATACAGGTCGAGATAGTCGTTTACCGGCATCTGCTCCAGGCGCTGCCTGTCCAGGGAGACCTCCAGAATGCGCTGCTGCTGGCGGGCCGGGAACTGGCGGGCCAGATTGGTTCTGAATTTATCAATCAGGCGCGGGATCCCCTCAGCGCGGCGGCGGGCGTGGCCTATGGGGTACTCCACCACCTGCTCATCCATCCGGCTGCCGTCGGTAAAGACGAGGGTCAGCCCGCTGGCAATCGCGCGCCGCTGCGGGTCGTGATAGTCCCGGGTAAAGGCCGGATCCTCATAACAGCGTATTTTCTCCCGCAGGGCGTCAATACGCGGATCCCGGGCCACGTTATCTTCATAATCGGCAGCACTCAGGCGCCCGAACAGCAGCGGAATAGCCACCATATACTGGATACAGTGGTCCCGGTCCGCCGGGTTGTGCAGCGGCCCCTGCTTATCAATAATCCGGATGCAGGCCTCATGGGTGCGGATGGTCACGCTGGCAATATCTGCCGCCGTTTTCCCGGCCGCCTGCATATTCTGGTGCAGTGTCATGGCCGCTTCTACGGCGGTCTGGGCATGGAACTCCGCCGGGAAGGAGATTTTAAACAGCACGTTTTCCATCACATAGGTGCCGTAAGGGCGCTGGAAACGGAACTTTTCGCCGTTAAAAGAAGCATCATAAAACCCCCAGGTTTTCGCGCTCAGCGCTGAGGGATACCCCATTTCGCCGCTGCGGGCCATCAGCGCCAGGCGTACCGCCCGGGCGGTGGCATCCCCGGCGGCCCAGGATTTACGGGTGCCGGTATTGGGGGCATGGCGGTAGGTGCGCAGCGCCTGGCCATCCACCCAGGCCAGCGATACGGCGTTGAGGATCTCCTCCCGGTTCAGGCCAAGCAGTTGCGCCACCACCGCCACAGAGGCCACCTTGACCAGCAGCACATGGTCAAGCCCTA
This Shimwellia blattae DSM 4481 = NBRC 105725 DNA region includes the following protein-coding sequences:
- a CDS encoding bifunctional 2-methylcitrate dehydratase/aconitate hydratase, translating into MTLTSANLRPPFDQEMVDIVDYVLDYPVDSTLAWETAHYCLLDTLGCGLEALEYPACKKLLGPVVPGTVVPNGARVPGTQFQLDPVQAAFNIGAMIRWLDFNDTWLAAEWGHPSDNLGGILAVADWLSRTALARGKAPLTMKQVLAGMIKAHEIQGCIALENAFNRVGLDHVLLVKVASVAVVAQLLGLNREEILNAVSLAWVDGQALRTYRHAPNTGTRKSWAAGDATARAVRLALMARSGEMGYPSALSAKTWGFYDASFNGEKFRFQRPYGTYVMENVLFKISFPAEFHAQTAVEAAMTLHQNMQAAGKTAADIASVTIRTHEACIRIIDKQGPLHNPADRDHCIQYMVAIPLLFGRLSAADYEDNVARDPRIDALREKIRCYEDPAFTRDYHDPQRRAIASGLTLVFTDGSRMDEQVVEYPIGHARRRAEGIPRLIDKFRTNLARQFPARQQQRILEVSLDRQRLEQMPVNDYLDLYII
- a CDS encoding FMN-dependent NADH-azoreductase translates to MSKVLVLKSSILAEHSQSGQLADYFVQQWREKHSADQITVRDLAAQPVPVLDGELVGALRPSDAPLSQRQQEALALSDALIEELNAHDTIVIAAPMYNFNIPTQLKNYFDLIARAGVTFRYTENGPEGLITGKRTIILTTRGGMYKNTPKDMVSPYLNVFLGFIGLTSPEIIFAEGIAYGPEAAANAQAEAKAAIDAVVAA
- the paaY gene encoding phenylacetic acid degradation protein PaaY is translated as MPVYQIDGLTPVVPHDSFVHPTAVLIGDVIIGHRVYIGPNACLRGDFGRIVVEDGANVQDNCVMHGFPQQDTVVEQDGHIGHGAILHGCRIGKNALVGMNAVVMDGAVIGENSIIGAASFVKSAAEFAANQLILGSPARAVRPLREEELEWKVRGTREYQTLVVRCKASLHQVEPLQEPEADRKRLVFDGVVNKPA
- the prpE gene encoding propionate--CoA ligase; protein product: MSYESFYQRSVDDPDGFWAEQARRIDWQTPFDRTLDYRNPPFARWFCGGTTNLCHNALDRWLTSQPDALALIAVSAETGEERTFTFRQLHTEVNRTAAMLQSLGVGRGDRVLVYMPMIAEAHITLLACARIGAIHSVVFGGFASHSLAARIDDARPVLIVSADAGSRGGKVIPYKKLLDDAIALSHNPPPQVLLVDRGLADMPRVAGRDQDYATLREQHLEARVPVCWLESGEISCILYTSGTTGKPKGVQRDVGGYGVALATTMATIFGGKAGGVFFCTSDIGWVVGHSYIVYAPLLAGMATVVFEGTPTWPDCSQWWRIVEKYRVSRMFSAPTAIRVLKKFPTAQIRNHDLSSLEALYLAGEPLDEPTARWVTETLGIPVVDNYWQTESGWPIMALARALDDRPTRPGSPGMPVFGYNVQLVNEHTGELCGPDEKGMVVIEGPLPPGCIQTIWGDDARFVSTYWSLFERPVYATFDWGIRDQDGYYFILGRTDDVINVSGHRLGTREIEESISGYANVAEVAVVGVKDTLKGQVAVAFVIPKQGDSLLLADVAQQEEQAIQHRVDDNLGHFGRPARVYFVSRLPKTRSGKMLRRALQAVCEGRDPGDLTTIEDPEALREIQRVLGGPTARAG
- a CDS encoding VF530 family DNA-binding protein, with the translated sequence MTHTSSDPLHGMTLEAILNALLSRYGWEGMARQININCFKNDPSIKSSLKFLRRTPWARKEVENLYLDSLEERAPAEDPWARWRK
- a CDS encoding YfaZ family outer membrane protein, which encodes MKSIKVIALTGLLVASGQALAIGGSLEQGKNFTNLNVDMGKSTGGIYVEGNWTWDTDDGGEYGGAGVGYNFDLGPVMLNAGAKAVYLNPKKGDDGMAFPVGGGFKVDLPMNFAIYGEGYVAPDSMTNSVKNYTEADGGISWSPISLVTLKAGYRYAGVDGKSGHPKHNIVDGAYLGAGVTF
- the paaX gene encoding phenylacetic acid degradation operon negative regulatory protein PaaX, whose protein sequence is MSKLDLFIQQAVGAVPVSGTSLIASLYGDALVHRGGEIWLGSLTALLSGLGFGERFVRTSLFRLNKDGWLEVERVGRRSYYRMTESSYRQARRAAAKIYRAGQPDWDGTWLLLLSEGLDKQTLQQVKNQLIWQGFGTLAPSLMASPSQNLTEVQALLHESGVAENVICFEARSPLQLSQSALKSRVEECWQLTEKNERYGEFIHSFRPLLPLLKESDASELTPRRCFLIQLLLIHFYRRVVLKDPMLPDALLPPHWQGQSARQLCINIYQRVAPGALQFVSEVGETSVGALPQPDASWYQRFGGLPY